Sequence from the Castanea sativa cultivar Marrone di Chiusa Pesio chromosome 12, ASM4071231v1 genome:
tgtagacgaagactaaaccctagattttttattcgaccatcagagactttacctttttttttttagaatgaaaactttaccaattgagatAATTGGAAGTTTTTGAtacattatatattataataataaaagtttaagTTGTAGAAGTTATTAAGACTTAGAATCTGTATCATGATTGCCTCAAATAATTATCTTATCTTTATAATAAGTGGCTACACTCAttaatcattaaattaaattactttattctattaattattataatagtttaatttggataaaattctattacttaagtttcaagaaattaaaaattccactccaactaaaatttaattgtttttttaattattgagaCGGTTTAATTTAGTTAAAACTATATTATATGAGATAATTAtctagtttcaaaaaaatttataatcctACCCACactaaaatttcatttttacaaatttcaagaactctaaaatacaatttaatatttattttgattatattaatcatcaatcataatatttgcaaatatataatttttcatttcacataattttttaattaattaattcatacTATTATTTCACATCTATACAAAACAAACAGtcttattatcaaattaaaaaaaaaaaaatttagtctcAAAACAGTATACACGTactaaatatgaaaaattatatatatgacaaatatatttataacatttctTATAATGGACCACTTTagagttgtgacaaaaattttggcatttgatGTGTCCCTAAACATTCTTTTATTGGAATATACTTTTAAAGGCCCTACATGAGtattatactattattattttaataaaaaaaatcttaaaaattcaaaaaatataaatcttcgaaaaggaaacaaaaatatttattaattcaatTTCGTAAAAAAATTAACCATGAATGCTTCACAATTTTTAGCATCCTGCAAACTCAATCCCAGAGTTAAAATTTAACCCTAGTTAAGCATTTAGATTCAACACTACATAAAATAAACTTCATTAgggttaaccaaaaaaaaaaatatatattaaaccaAACCCATACttactttatttttctatttattgttattattattaatattattatttattaaaaaacaaaaaaaaagttatttgggCATTTGAGAATTCCTTTCACTCTCCCATGTTCTCAACCGGTTTTGACAAATGGGTGACTCTGCATGGTTGATGGTCTTCTCAGATTCCAAATTTCTTCAAGACAGGTACTTTCTCCAAATGGGTATTTACTAAACTCTCTGTTTTTCCATTTTTGCCTCAAAGAACACATCTTTTTTGGCTTATAAATTTGTGTGTACTGTCTGAGAATATCACAGAATCTagggttttcagtttttttgaaaagcattgAATGATTGGAATTCAAATTGTGTTACTGAAATTTGACCGTTAAGAGTATTCTGAATCCTCTGCTCCTGTAGATCCATGGCCAActaatttttgttcaattttggaaaaaaaaagtttgagtcTGAAGTTGGTGAATTGAGTCTGTGAAATGCTTTTTAGCTTTGTTTCTTTACTCGTCGGTTTTGTGTGGTTTTGGGGAGTATGTTGAAAAGGGTGTGTGGGAAAGTAAAATGGTGAAGAGAAAAAAGTGAGATTTGATTTGGTACATTTTGTGGGCATTTTGCATGGTTGCTATAATTCTgtgtaaaataattatttacttGTTTTTTGATATGATTCTCAGTCttatctgggttttttttttggttgtaatttcaaaaactttttggAGTTGAGGATTGAGTATTGAGTTTATAGGACTAGGGTAGTGAGCTGATTTATTAATCTTTGTTTTCTGATTGGATTTGTGATCCAATTCTAAATATAACAAAGACTGAGAAAAATCCTGCAATGATGATAGATTTGTGTATGTGCCTATAAAACAAAAAGGGTCGTTTTGTGTATTTGTATGAATGgattaattttatcttttctcaTAATTTAGATTGAATTTTGGGTTACTGTTGCGATTTTAAGTTTTGATGTGTTGGAGATTGGATATTttagtcttttgttttttttgataagtaaaaataatGAGTAAAGTGAAAGAGGTCCCACCGGGAGTCGAATCCAGGTTGCTGGATTCAAAGTCCAGATTGCTAACCACTACACCATGGAACCTTTCTTCGACTGGTTATTTTAGTCTATTGAACTGTTGTGATTTTAATGTATTTTGTGCAATGACACTCCCAAGATTTAAACTAATCACAGtgaatacaaaaacaaatcaacaaGCACATACATAGAGAGCACAATAATTTATGTGGTTCGGCAAATTGCCTCCATCCATAGATGGCAATGAGGAGAAAGTTTCACTAAGAAAATAGGAGATTAAAAAGGCTCTTCAAAACTAAAGTTTGGCCTGGTATAAATAGATGATTAGAGTTGGCATTATGGACTTCTATAAGTGAAAATATATCAGCATAGTTGGGGAATCCTTATACAAATAGAATTGTAAAGCCTAACTGAATTCAAGGGCAAGCTCATGTCAACAATGAATTATCAGATTATCTTCTATAAAGGACATTGTGGAGGTGGATGATATAAGGTACTATTAGCAGAAAGTGAGTGTTTAAAatttgatgcaaattattaacacTTTTAGTCATATGGTTCATGGCTATTGTTAAGCGCATGAAACTTGGATTTCCAAAGACAtagtttattttcatttgttctTTCCCCCTTGTTAGCACTTGTCCAGGGGAGATTTTTAGTgttcattttgtttttcctttttagttGAGATTTTAGACTTGGCAAAGAAGAATCCTTCCAAGATTAGAAACACCTAAAAGTCGAGGGTGTAAATACTTTATAAAAGGCTAGTAGAAAACATTTCCTGTGGAATTGTATTTGGAGTGGCAAAGTGCCTAAGAATGTGGCCTTTTTTGTGAGGATGGTTGCTCTGGATAGACATGGACTATAGACAAATTTATTAAGCGGAATATAGTTCTGATCAATTGCTGTTTTATGTACAAGGTTAGTGTTGGATCATCTCTTGCTTTTGCTCAGTTGCTCGTGATTTGTGGTCCTTTTTTGTGTGACTTTTATGGTGCATTTGGTATGTGAAAAGGATGATAGATGTCTAGTCTTGCTGGAAAGGGTTATATGGGTGGAATGTGGCTCATCATTGTCTGCTGTGGGTAATTTTGAGGGAGTAGAACAACCAAACTTTCAAAGGAGTTGAGAGATCTATCATTGTGATCAATTCTATCTTCTAGTGCCTTTTATATGAATGTTGTTCTATGCTTGGGGGTATCTTGTAACTCATTTAGCTCAAAGCTCACCATTTGAGCTTTCCTTTCTTTGATAAATTTCTTTGTTACTTATAAAAATGGAATGGAGATGGGCTGTTAAGAAGAAATATGCTCATAAAATGATTGTAGTTGAGatgagaatgttaagatggATGACTGGAAATACAAGGAAAGATAGGATTTGAAATGAGGAAATCCGCTTAAAGATAGGGGTATCCCCTATTGATGGAAAGATAAGGGAGATTCGCTTGAGATGGTTTAGTCATGTTAGAGCGACTAATGCACGGGTGAGAAAGAGTAAGTTGATCCAAgttgagaaaacaaaaaaaggtaaaggaagaccaaaaataacattagtagaattaataaaaaaatgacatgtcaatTAAAGCAGTAACGGAGAGCATGATTTCAAATAGAATtgaatggaggaaaagaatacatACCCTAGCTAATTTATTGAGGATTTATAGCTGACCCCAAAAGTTTGGGCCTaaggcttttgtttttgttgtcgtcattgttgttgttattgtacTTATAAAAACAGGGTACAAATGTCATGAAATGCtactttatattttcatttttacaaaaaaagggGTTCTCTTTGCCCccttatattatttatttgtagcaATGATTACTTAATgtttttgatttgtgatttttttcatttctatttttgtgGGAATTGGTAGGTGTGATatttgcatgattttttttttcttgaagttCCCTTTGGTAAGTTATCATACGTAAGGCTCTTACCTTCAATTTACTATaagtaatttgaaaatacaAGCAGTATGGTCGAGATATGAAACATGGTCATATTTTTATAACTTGGTTCAATTATACATATAGATGGGAAGACTGAGGAGGATGTTTCTTATAGAACTAAGGGAAGGTGGATGAAGTTGGGAGGTGCATTTGGGTTCTAGCCATCACAGGATCCATGTGAAACTAAAGGGAAAACTTTATGGAATTCTCATAAGGCCATCTATGTTTTATGGGTCAGACTGTTTGACAATCAAGGGAGAGGTGGTTTGGACGGACATGTACAATGGAGGCCTACAAATACACCCATAAGAAAGAATGATCATATTAGAGTTCAACTAGCAAAAAGAGTAAAAGGGAGGAAAAATATGATGTGGATTGGAGGTAATTGGGGACAGGACCATGGATATAGCTGAGTGGTTAAGGGATCCAAGATTCCAAATAGCTGACCTGAATTAGTTGTGGCTACTGTTTAGTTGAGTTGAGTTGAAAATGCTTAGTATACAAGAGATTTGATGCATGCACTAGGCAGCATCCCTTTGATGTCTTATATAGATTTTATTGGATTTCCTTGTGATTTGTATTCTTTGAATTGGGCCTGTTCACATCTATATATGTGCCATTCCCTTTCTCCTtttctaattatatattttttacttattaaaaaaaacaagaagagagATTGACCTTGCTGTATCCTGGTCCGACTTTCCAGGATGGGCTGTATTAGATTTATTGTGTGAAGGATTTATATGTGGGTGAGTTTACAATAGTAAACACATTGATCTTttcttatcaataaaattcttattacctatcaaaaaaaaaaaaaaggatttataTGTGGGTGGGTGAAACAAAATTTAGGAGTATCATATTATGATTTATTTGCAACATTAGAGTACATCCTGTAAAAGAAAATACCATGACATTTACAACTAATTTATTGTTCCTAGACTATGAAATAATTTTAGGAGTCCTGTATTCTAACCATTTGCTAATATTAGCATTTAGCATCTTGAACAAACAAGGATATTTGCTGTCTCAATTGGCAGTGCTTGTTGAACTGTCAGGTCCTGATGGATTGTTATCCTAGTGgcattcttttctttatatgttGTTGTAAAAAAAGATGACTGCTTCGGTACTTTCACACCAAGACATGAATGAATTTatgttttccatattttttttacctGAAAACACCTATGACATTGTCCACATGTCCGGAACCTGGGGAGCTGGCTGTGTTAGTCAAATTACAACTTTCATGAATGATTGGCATTCACTACtaagtattgtaaataatatcATTGGCCTCCCTTGGTTGGTACCAGATTCTCACTTTTGTAAAATTCAATGATGGCAGAGAGTATTTGGGTTCATAAGATGGATATTTCATGACAAAGTTACTCTTTGACTACTGAAAGAAACAAGtacataaagaaaaatagaagagagGGGGGGCGGGGGAGACAAAGCTACTCAAATCTATCAAATGAAACTTATCTGCATCTCTCTCTTTGATATGTTTCCCTGTCACATACTGTAATGGGTAAGgcttataaaatttgaattcagttactttatgattttgggaactaattattattttttatatgctctctctctgtctctctcccTCCATGTATGTTACCAACTggctggcttttttttttattttttattttttatcattagatgTCATTAAACCCCAAGGTATTTTGTTAAAAAGGGCTGATACTGCAGAAGAGTTCAATTAGGTCAATGGCATGTCATGGGCTTCAACAACCACCCCCCCCACCCCCTTTCTTTTTGGACAATAATAGAAATTGCAGATAAGAAGTTTAACCAATAAACACTCATCCCCCCAATAAGAAAAACCTAACCAATAAACTGCTATGGTCTTGAGCCCAAGTTCACCTTGAGGAAGGATATAGTGGTCTAATAAGAAGTGCTTAATTCTGACAAGAAGTCAAAGGGAAAATTGTCATTGCAGAAGGATAGTGTGGTTTGTGGCttactcaaaattttcaattaaatatttgaattttactaaaTTGTATCACTACATCATCTACTTAAATGAGAAGAATATTTGTACTTATTGTCCTGCTCAAAATAGTAGAGctttcttgggattcatggacCTCAAAgtctaattaaaaataaagagatcTGTATCTGATTGTTCTTTTTGAAAGGATTTCAAATGCTGCATTCAAATACTGTTGGTTATGAGTTAATATGAATATCTTgttttcttacctatcaaaaaagaaaagaaaagaatatcttgttttctttattaaatatGACAATGCtatactttttatttcttttttggtcagGTTTATATCTATTATGAAGGTACCATCTTAAGCAAAAGAGTGCCAGGTTTTAGAATTTGATACCCGTGGTTGTTGGTTATATAGTTGCTAGCTGAAGAAGAAAGTGTTATGGAGTGCAATAAAGATGAGGCGGTCAGGTCTAAAGAAATTGCTGAGAGGAAGTTGACAGAAAAAAATTATTCGGgtgcaaaaaaatttgctttgAAGGCCCAAAATTTGTATCCTGGGCTTGATGGGCTCCCCCAAATGTTGACCACACTTGATGTTTATATTGCTGCcgaaaataaaataagtggaGAGGTGGATTGGTATGGTGTACTTGGTGTAAATCCCATGGCTGACGAAGAGACTGTGAGGAAACAATATAGGAAGCTAGCTCTTGTTCTTCATCCTGATAAAAACAAGTGCTTAGGTGCAGAAGGCGCATTTAAGTTGGTTTCTGAGGCCTGGAGTTTGTTATCTGATAGGGTTCAGAGACTAGCATATAACCAGAAGAGGAATTTGAAAGGATCCCAGCAGCAGAAAGTTTCACACCGGAGTGGTCCATCAGTGCCACCCAGAGCAAACGGCTTTCATAATGTTGCTTCAACTACAAGGAATCCCCATAGCAATACTCGGGTTGGTCCCACCTCCGTTCCGCCTCCTTCACAGGTTAAAGCAGATACTTTCTGGACTGTTTGCAATCGATGCAAGACGCATTATGAGTATCTCAGGATGTATTTAAATCACACTCTGCTTTGTCCTAATTGTCATCAGGCCTTTATGGCTTTAGAGAAGCCTCCACCTCCAAATGTTTTTAAGTCTTCCAATTGCTCTTCTCGCCAACAGCATCAGAATTCAAGACATCGTGCTGCAAGTAGTGACCCTTACAGCACTGCAAGAAATTCCTCAGTTGCTCAAAATTCAGGACCTGGGGGTTCTGCAGGTATCAATTCATTCAATAACACAAATTACACCTGGAGACCTTTCCCCACAGCACCTAATTTTGGTTGCACTGTTACATCAGCTTCTGCAGCTGCTCAAGCTGCAACTGTGGTTCAGCAGGCTAGTGAGAAAGTGAAGAGAGAACGTGAGGAAGCACAGTCAGCCACTACCGAATGGGGGAAGAGTCATATGTATCAGGGAATGGGTAGTTCCTTGAAGAAGAGAAAACCAGATGATAATTGTATTGATGGTTATGGAGGTCACATGGGAAATGGACGAGCTGTCTTGGGAGGTGTATCTGAACCAGCAAAGGGTAATTTTGGAACAGAAAGGACTATTTCTGGTATGTTTAATAAGGCTAACAGTGTGAGAGAATTATCAATAGTTGAAATAAAACACATGCTGATGGGGAAGGCTCAGATTGAAATCCGCAAGAAACTTAAAGAATGGAGCTCACTAACTGAAGCAAAGGCTGCGAACAAAGAGAAACAGAAGGTGAAAGACAAAGAGACTAAGAAACAACTGGGTGTGGTGAATGGTGACACACATGATTTGCACAAGGATCGTGAGTCAGTTGTTACCAATAATAGATGGCAAAAAAAGAAGTCTCTGTCTAACAATACGGATAATGATACAGTTCAAGGTGCTGTTGCACCAATGACAATCAATGTTCCAGATCCTGATTTTCACAATTTTGACCTGGACAGAACTGAAAGATCCTTTGGGGATGACCAGGTCTGGGCTGCGTATGATAATGATGATGGTATGCCTCGTTACTATGCTCGAGTTCACAAGGTGATCTCTTTAAAGCCGTTTAAGATGCGGATTAGTTGGCTTAACTCAAGAAGCAACCGTGAATTGGGTCCACTAGACTGGATAGGTTCTGGTTTTTCCAAAACTTGTGGGGATTTCAGGATTGGCAAACAGGAAACTACTGAAACATTAAATTCTTTCTCGCACAAGGTTGCATGGACAAAAGGCACTCGTGGGGTCATTTGCATATATCCTAGAAAGGGAGAAGTCTGGGCTCTTTATAGAAACTGGTCCTCAGATTGGAATGAGCATACGTCAGATGATGTGATACACAAATATGACATGGTGGAAGTGCTTGATGACTTTAATGTGGAACAAGGTGTGTCTGTTGTCCCCCTTGTCAAGGTTGCTGGTTTCAGGACTGTGTTTAATAAGCACATGGACCCCAAGGAAGTTAGGAGGATTTCCAAGGAAGAAATGTTTTGCTTTTCTCATCAGGTCCCTAATTACTTGCTTACGGGCCAAGAAGCTCATAACGCTCCGAAGGGTTGTAGGGAGTTGGATCCTGCAGCTACCCCTTTGGAACTCCTTCAGGTTATGACAGAAGCTAATGAGGAGCCTGCAAAGGAGAATTGTGGAAAACTAGAGGAAGAAATATTAAAGAGTACCCCGATAATAGATTTAGATGAGATGGTGGAGATTTCTTCAACAGATAAACAAGAAGAGATGATAGTAAAAGATGGTGAGCAAACCAAACATGATGATAGATAGTGGTGCTGGCAGGGTAGTCAAGGAAGCTGATGCGTAACTGATGCTTGAGAAAGCTAAGATTTAGGATGTGGATAGTGCTGGATACACCCCCTTtaggtgagtttttttttttttttttttttttaatattttgtaaacCTGAGGGAAATTGCAGAAATTGCTTCTTTGGCTATTGATGGATCTGAAATggtccagattttttttttgttttggtttttgttagCTGCATAATACTGTGGCAGTTAAATTTCATATAAAGATCATGCATGACCATACTGAATACCAACATCAGATCTTTTCTGCCAGCCAAAGATAGTTTAGTAGAAAATGGTACAGAGTTCTTGGGCATTTCATGAGCCAAAGGTGGGTGCTTCCCTCCAGTTtagtatacttttttttaatgttacctcactttttattatattaatattttgaaaatgccATTACTGGATTACATATGTTCTTACATATATaccaaatttcatgtcaattggatgtCATTTACCTTTTGACCTATAAAGTCATGTtttgtacataattttaaaGTCAAAAgcttaaaaatctaaaaatttatagATGGCATAATTATTAATCTTTTATTATCTTGATATTTTGCATGCATATGTACCATTAAAAGATAATCTATTCTAACggtgaatttgttaaaaaacacatttaatgACTTAAATTCAAACTTGTATGCAGTGTGTGTGATAGATCATAGAGAGCTGATTTTCTGTTGCAACTTGGCAAGTTCTTGTACCATGCAACCGGTTTTGATCAATATCTTGTTTTTCGGAAGCTTATTGAATGggttaaataatatataagaaatgtTATATCCATAATAttatcacaacatttttataacaaattataggtgattagttgtttctgattctaatttgaatctataCTTAAATGACTTTTTTACCCATTAATAACAGTCAATAACAGTCTACTACTTAGAATTTGtcgtgaaagtattgtgaaaatattgtgaatgttgtatttttcataatatatagACTTAAAAATAAGGAGGttataatatataaacttaaaaatagaGAGGAAATTATCGCATACCATTGGTGCGATGGTTACTCCataaatataagtgcttgtggagtgtaggAGGCAAGGGCCGggagtttcatacacatatactcTTAGATTaatttagagtaaaatttttatctggtattttttaaaaaaaaattaaaaagggaaaaaacgATTACTAGTTTAGGAAcaacctttattttatttattgggcCAGGCCCTCCCCCAACATATGTGAGGCCTTACACTTGTCACGTTGGTGTAGCTTGCAACAATCTGTTTGGATCAATATCTTAATTTTATATTCAACTGTCAAAGGTGTTAGAAAAATGACCGTGATTGAaggggtttatttatttttttatatttaaagtatatatattttggtgtGTGCCGACCAGTTAAGCTAGAGTTCATTGGTGGCTGTAATTGAAAACTTTATGGACGGTTTGTACTTTGTACAATTAAAAAGTGGGAGAAATGAAAaggaacaagaaaaatgattgTGAGGTcgtatttcaaatttttcaatacttttcttttctctctttcctcccCGATAATAAGGCATTTTGTGTTTGTTCTATGCAGATTCTCTCTTACAATATATATGGTCTATATAGTTGGGGGCTCATATAATTGAGAggacatttatttatatatattattaaatgcaTAAGGTAATTATTGCTCTCTCAAAAATAATCTTGAAAGGTTTATTGAATAGGAGAATGAACTGACTtttgcctctcttttttttaaatttttatagatgaccttttctttggttttgggGACTATTGGATTTGGTTAAGGCACTCTTGTTCATCATACGCTTATagtgttgttgttattgttgttgttgttgttgttgttttttttttttttttctttctctctcgcACCCTtcaatatacaatttttttaagaccGCCACAAAAAGGGAGAGGGGCAAGGAAGGAATCAAAATTTCATCTTTGCGGTTTgaagtatgaaaaaaaattccttaaaaacaagaaatacaTTAAGTATGCGTTTGGATTGCATTTCTCCATGCTACAtttgcattttcctttttttttttttaattgagaccCGTGTTTCACGTGGGACACGGTTCTgtcagtgggtcccgtgcactgtgcATGGGACCCACTGCCTCTTTGACCAGCAAATATTTCACAGAAAATGTGTCTGTTAGTGGGtcctgtgcactgttcacgggacccataaacctctttttcattaaaattggtcccacgacactattcacacatttaaaaattattttgctacagtgtttttagttttcaataaaataaacagtatccaaacacaccttAAGATTCaagattaaattaataaataaataataaaagtaacatagactttgtattaaaaatataaacaaaaaagactactgattatatttttaaaaaatatgaacaaaagaaaaagacgcaaaataattacttataaataaatttcaactCAATAATCTATCAAACTAGAAATTAAGATTTAGGGCctcatgatatatatatatatatatatatataggttttgGGTTCAAAACCTTTACCTAGTATTTTGCTAGGGACAGAGCCAGAGTTTTGAGTTAAGGAGGGTAGCTTTACTATTGGTTGTATGCTGCAGTTTTAATCTTTGACTTTGCTACTATATagatgttgaattttttttttttttttttttttgtgtcggtaagaaaaaaattatttttgttttaaatgacagggttgtttattttaaataaaattggttaattgagcttaattttttaaaaagttttattattagtaatttttgttgttgaactattttttttggcttgtatattttgttttagattttaaatctataaatttttttatagtcactaaaatgaggaaaatgctagcactacaaactttttttataaattattgatgtaataaGTAGTtactagtaagtaaaaaaatgatgtaagtGGTAGGTCCATGTgtgaactaataagaattttcTACCAAAATagattgtaaaaatgttgtaaaaaaatttgtgagtataacattactcttcaaagaatcaatgatattatttaatggaaaaaaaatgtaattttatagaacaaaattactaaaattagtacacatatatataataatattttttaaaaaaactttagggaggggggggggccattgcccctcAGTCCAAAGCTAGTTATGTCCCTGTATTTTGGGATCATCCTCAATAATTTAGTGTGTATAGAACTGGGGGAATGTGTACACTCAAAAGAATAGTAAATTATTTGAAGAAATGATCTggatactctttttttttttaataaaaattaacacaaactcattactaacaaaatataaataaaagaaaaagacataaaGTAATTATTTTCAATACATTTCAACACAATCACCTATCAAAAtggaattctaattttttttaaaatcgtAAGAgtcatatataattaattttgtattaaattttgtaatacAAATTTAAAG
This genomic interval carries:
- the LOC142621160 gene encoding uncharacterized protein LOC142621160 isoform X1, producing the protein MECNKDEAVRSKEIAERKLTEKNYSGAKKFALKAQNLYPGLDGLPQMLTTLDVYIAAENKISGEVDWYGVLGVNPMADEETVRKQYRKLALVLHPDKNKCLGAEGAFKLVSEAWSLLSDRVQRLAYNQKRNLKGSQQQKVSHRSGPSVPPRANGFHNVASTTRNPHSNTRVGPTSVPPPSQVKADTFWTVCNRCKTHYEYLRMYLNHTLLCPNCHQAFMALEKPPPPNVFKSSNCSSRQQHQNSRHRAASSDPYSTARNSSVAQNSGPGGSAGINSFNNTNYTWRPFPTAPNFGCTVTSASAAAQAATVVQQASEKVKREREEAQSATTEWGKSHMYQGMGSSLKKRKPDDNCIDGYGGHMGNGRAVLGGVSEPAKGNFGTERTISGMFNKANSVRELSIVEIKHMLMGKAQIEIRKKLKEWSSLTEAKAANKEKQKVKDKETKKQLGVVNGDTHDLHKDRESVVTNNRWQKKKSLSNNTDNDTVQGAVAPMTINVPDPDFHNFDLDRTERSFGDDQVWAAYDNDDGMPRYYARVHKVISLKPFKMRISWLNSRSNRELGPLDWIGSGFSKTCGDFRIGKQETTETLNSFSHKVAWTKGTRGVICIYPRKGEVWALYRNWSSDWNEHTSDDVIHKYDMVEVLDDFNVEQGVSVVPLVKVAGFRTVFNKHMDPKEVRRISKEEMFCFSHQVPNYLLTGQEAHNAPKGCRELDPAATPLELLQVMTEANEEPAKENCGKLEEEILKSTPIIDLDEMVEISSTDKQEEMIVKDGEQTKHDDR
- the LOC142621160 gene encoding uncharacterized protein LOC142621160 isoform X2, producing MECNKDEAVRSKEIAERKLTEKNYSGAKKFALKAQNLYPGLDGLPQMLTTLDVYIAAENKISGEVDWYGVLGVNPMADEETVRKQYRKLALVLHPDKNKCLGAEGAFKLVSEAWSLLSDRVQRLAYNQKRNLKGSQQQKVSHRSGPSVPPRANGFHNVASTTRNPHSNTRVGPTSVPPPSQVKADTFWTVCNRCKTHYEYLRMYLNHTLLCPNCHQAFMALEKPPPPNVFKSSNCSSRQQHQNSRHRAASSDPYSTARNSSVAQNSGPGGSAASAAAQAATVVQQASEKVKREREEAQSATTEWGKSHMYQGMGSSLKKRKPDDNCIDGYGGHMGNGRAVLGGVSEPAKGNFGTERTISGMFNKANSVRELSIVEIKHMLMGKAQIEIRKKLKEWSSLTEAKAANKEKQKVKDKETKKQLGVVNGDTHDLHKDRESVVTNNRWQKKKSLSNNTDNDTVQGAVAPMTINVPDPDFHNFDLDRTERSFGDDQVWAAYDNDDGMPRYYARVHKVISLKPFKMRISWLNSRSNRELGPLDWIGSGFSKTCGDFRIGKQETTETLNSFSHKVAWTKGTRGVICIYPRKGEVWALYRNWSSDWNEHTSDDVIHKYDMVEVLDDFNVEQGVSVVPLVKVAGFRTVFNKHMDPKEVRRISKEEMFCFSHQVPNYLLTGQEAHNAPKGCRELDPAATPLELLQVMTEANEEPAKENCGKLEEEILKSTPIIDLDEMVEISSTDKQEEMIVKDGEQTKHDDR